A single window of Electrophorus electricus isolate fEleEle1 chromosome 16, fEleEle1.pri, whole genome shotgun sequence DNA harbors:
- the mdh1aa gene encoding malate dehydrogenase 1Aa, NAD (soluble) isoform X2 — MAEPIRVLVTGAAGQIAYSLLFSIAKGDVFGKDQPIILVLLDIPPMLPVLDGVVMELQDCALPLLREVIPTDKVEVGFKNLDAAILVGSMPRKEGMERKDLLKANVAIFKSQGAALEKYAKKTVKVLVVGNPANTNCLIASKSAPSIPKENFSCLTRLDHNRASAQVAMRVGVSTGDVKNVIIWGNHSSTQYPDVNHALINLDGEEVCAYDAVKDDSWLKGNFITTVQQRGAEVIKARKLSSAMSAAKAICDHMRDIWFGTSDGEFVSMGVYSTGNSYGVPDDLMYSFPVMIKNKSWKVVDGLSINDFSRAKMDATAAELIEERDTALAFLGV; from the exons ATG GCCGAGCCGATCCGAGTTCTGGTGACTGGCGCTGCCGGACAGATCGCCTATTCTCTGCTGTTCAGCATCGCTAAGGGAGATGTCTTCGGCAAGGACCAG CCAATCATTTTGGTGCTTTTGGACATCCCGCCCATGTTGCCCGTTCTGGATGGGGTTGTCATGGAGCTTCAGGACTGTGCTCTCCCGCTGCTGAGAG AGGTGATCCCCACAGACAAGGTTGAGGTGGGGTTTAAGAATCTGGACGCTGCCATCCTCGTGGGCTCCATGCCCAGGAAGGAGGGTATGGAGAGGAAGGACCTGCTGAAGGCCAACGTGGCCATCTTCAAAAGCCAGGGGGCCGCGCTGGAGAAGTATGCCAAGAAGACCGTCAAg GTGCTCGTGGTGGGAAACCCAGCCAACACAAACTGCCTGATTGCCTCTAAATCGGCACCATCCATCCCGAAAGAGAACTTCTCCTGCCTGACCCGTCTGGACCATAACAGGGCCAGCGCACAG GTTGCGATGCGTGTCGGTGTGTCCACGGGAGACGTGAAGAACGTGATCATTTGGGGAAACCACTCGTCCACGCAGTACCCAGATGTGAACCACGCCCTGATCAACCTGGACGGGGAGGAGGTTTGCGCCTATGACGCTGTGAAGGACGACAGCTGGCTGAAGGGGAACTTCATCACG actgtgcaacagcgtGGTGCTGAAGTGATCAAGGCCAGGAAGCTGTCCAGTGCAATGTCCGCTGCTAAGGCCATCTGTGACCACATGCGGGACATCTGGTTCGGCACTTCTGAT GGTGAGTTTGTGTCCATGGGGGTCTATTCCACTGGGAATTCCTATGGTGTTCCTGATGACCTCATGTACTCATTCCCTGTTATGATCAAG aACAAGTCCTGGAAGGTAGTGGATGGTCTGTCCATTAATGACTTTTCTCGAGCCAAGATGGACGCCACAGCGGCCGAGCTGATTGAGGAGAGGGACACAGCTCTGGCCTTCCTCGGGGTGTGA
- the mdh1aa gene encoding malate dehydrogenase 1Aa, NAD (soluble) isoform X1, protein MLTLLTAMYLVVRSASAQAEPIRVLVTGAAGQIAYSLLFSIAKGDVFGKDQPIILVLLDIPPMLPVLDGVVMELQDCALPLLREVIPTDKVEVGFKNLDAAILVGSMPRKEGMERKDLLKANVAIFKSQGAALEKYAKKTVKVLVVGNPANTNCLIASKSAPSIPKENFSCLTRLDHNRASAQVAMRVGVSTGDVKNVIIWGNHSSTQYPDVNHALINLDGEEVCAYDAVKDDSWLKGNFITTVQQRGAEVIKARKLSSAMSAAKAICDHMRDIWFGTSDGEFVSMGVYSTGNSYGVPDDLMYSFPVMIKNKSWKVVDGLSINDFSRAKMDATAAELIEERDTALAFLGV, encoded by the exons GCCGAGCCGATCCGAGTTCTGGTGACTGGCGCTGCCGGACAGATCGCCTATTCTCTGCTGTTCAGCATCGCTAAGGGAGATGTCTTCGGCAAGGACCAG CCAATCATTTTGGTGCTTTTGGACATCCCGCCCATGTTGCCCGTTCTGGATGGGGTTGTCATGGAGCTTCAGGACTGTGCTCTCCCGCTGCTGAGAG AGGTGATCCCCACAGACAAGGTTGAGGTGGGGTTTAAGAATCTGGACGCTGCCATCCTCGTGGGCTCCATGCCCAGGAAGGAGGGTATGGAGAGGAAGGACCTGCTGAAGGCCAACGTGGCCATCTTCAAAAGCCAGGGGGCCGCGCTGGAGAAGTATGCCAAGAAGACCGTCAAg GTGCTCGTGGTGGGAAACCCAGCCAACACAAACTGCCTGATTGCCTCTAAATCGGCACCATCCATCCCGAAAGAGAACTTCTCCTGCCTGACCCGTCTGGACCATAACAGGGCCAGCGCACAG GTTGCGATGCGTGTCGGTGTGTCCACGGGAGACGTGAAGAACGTGATCATTTGGGGAAACCACTCGTCCACGCAGTACCCAGATGTGAACCACGCCCTGATCAACCTGGACGGGGAGGAGGTTTGCGCCTATGACGCTGTGAAGGACGACAGCTGGCTGAAGGGGAACTTCATCACG actgtgcaacagcgtGGTGCTGAAGTGATCAAGGCCAGGAAGCTGTCCAGTGCAATGTCCGCTGCTAAGGCCATCTGTGACCACATGCGGGACATCTGGTTCGGCACTTCTGAT GGTGAGTTTGTGTCCATGGGGGTCTATTCCACTGGGAATTCCTATGGTGTTCCTGATGACCTCATGTACTCATTCCCTGTTATGATCAAG aACAAGTCCTGGAAGGTAGTGGATGGTCTGTCCATTAATGACTTTTCTCGAGCCAAGATGGACGCCACAGCGGCCGAGCTGATTGAGGAGAGGGACACAGCTCTGGCCTTCCTCGGGGTGTGA